tgtacCACAattcaataagtataatattacatttatatgtgtatcgaaaaatgttataggtacctatttttatgtatttatatacaagcatttattaatataaattcagttatagaaatgttttgaaaaatacaaagaTGAAAATTAAtcgtgtttaattttaatacaatattattaaagttgtaGCCAAGTTcaacatttatacaataattttcagttaaattattaataatcttaTCAAATAATACAGTTcagacataatttattgttttaatttttggtttgaGATAAATCAGTCTTGTTTATCTTAATAACTAATTTTCAGAAGCTTCTGGTACACATTCTGATATATATTTCATGTAAGAATTGTTACCATTTTCTatctgtaaaagaaaaaaaatgttaacccTTTACTAGAAACTTTTAATAagacttattattttatattgctactCATATAAATAAAAGCAATTAACAAAGAGTTAAAAGAACTGCATTCAtcttcatataatttaaaaacgttaatTACCACTAAACTGTATAGAATACTAACTTTAGTAGAAATTACTTCACAGACATCATATGGGTGTTGAGACCTAAACAATGGgacattattagtttttgaacatgaatcaataaaaattaaattttttaaataataataatatacccattaAAACAGATAAACACTGTTAGAAacatgaattatataaaatagaaacttattatgatcataattttttagatgttaatagaaaaaaatataatgatagtaTAGACCAGCGGTTCCCAAATTGTACACGGCGTTGCTCTGTTGTCTTTACAGAGGCGCCATGCTTCGGTACAATTTAAtgaggttcaaaaataaattaaaaaacttgacGTTAGCGGCGATGGAAACAATTAAATtagattatgtaaataaatatgtataaattatatataattttaattaaatagatattttcataatacacattacaaattttctagatttttatttatttcttacgTTTAATCATGCTATGAATTGGGAAGGGCACCCTTACAAAACCTTAGTTCAAAACGGGCACCACAAGCCAAAAATGTGGGGAACCACTGATATAgactaataattgtaattacatgataggttatttaattaattaataaaatatttttcttagtatggaacagaattatttgttattaattgtataaactatataaaatatgtactacttataacctattaaccatattcgtttattttcataaagtacTCATCTCCGATAAATTtcttagtaaattataattagactatacagatacatttttaactatttttatttcaaagaaaaataaacttaatcatagattatttttaatattgttttaaatatcagAAAACAATTTAGATctggtataaacataaatatagtcataatataattataatattatataatacactgcTTAAACTGCATaagtttaatttagtttaagtgttgaaattagttattacctaaaaCATTTATACTATGGTGGCTTAGCACGGCACAGTGGCTGCAATCAGTCATGCAACATGATTGAGATTAAGTACCGGCAGCTGCCACTAGTTCCCCTATGAGCGACCACACAGGATCGTAATGGCAAAAAACTTGTACGTGTTGCTAACCAACAGTTTcaaccgtaccaaccttacTAATCGTACCAATAGCAATCTctacaatagctaatggccatagttggtCGCTCAagaccattaaaaaaaaatgtatattatgcagttttcattctgaccaattattttatcttattttacatttttaatataaatatactgtcAGTATCATCTATAACTTAGGGGTCAGAGgacaataaaaaatacgtccttataatcaaaattgattttatacttatgtataaataaacggAATTTTGCAGAGACCTTGAAATTAACATCATTATACTTCAATGTTGTTACAACTGGAGTCATTATAGATGGTactgactgtatattatacaatatcaatcAGCTTAGGTGAGTTACATTAAcaatcattaaacatttaataagtcTATATTAATGAGCAATGCTCTTTTAAACTTGAATAAGTGGCCCATGATTGCTCCATTCACTTTTAACGaatcattatattaatcaattgcTTTTGCGACCCGTGTTATAGTTCAAGAATatagagttaaaattaattttttttggctacctagataatataatacttactctACATAAGTAGTCAAATCTCCTATTCTTGAAGTTCGTGTTTTAATaacctatacataaaataaattataattaataatgtaattggtACAAAATGAATAAGTAGTAATaactagtaattaataataaataaaaaaaagttaataaatgtattaataaagattaagattgttattaatttttagttacttTATGATATAGTGATATAcagaaatgtaaatttttaacaaatatactattattcatttaaattaaatataattaattaaaaatatattttcatataaaatacagatggataaaattacagtagattTGACACAGAAAATATGTGCAAGGCATATTAGAATCTCAATACACCagttattataagtaaatataaatatataattccagaatgttagttgtattatttgataatttaaatactaaaaattatttatttattatataatgtctcTTACCATCAGTATTTCGGAGTCTTCGATTATTTCACCCTTCCATTTATAAATTGATGTAACATTAGGAATCAAGTTTATACAAGCTGCAAGATCCTTCGTTATAAGACCactgtaatataaatttatataaattaactttttacatttaacattaggtaattttttgataaaccttgtttagtattacaattttataagtttcagaaaataaaataatatatgtgtctgtttatcaaaattaatatataaaattataaatattaagtgatatattttaaaactttaaatgtatataaatccggtctttagttataagtatttaaagtttagatgagcagAGTAGAGAACCAATATTCTGCGGGGTAATCACGTATCACTCCACTCcactcatcaaaactttaaattctAATGACTTATAAGCTACTTgtcttaaattcaatttttatgcatTGAAATAAGTAaaagctcaaaaaaaaaaaattgatgataaaaatatttaaaaaaatatatattttttaaaatgttttttattgacTAGAAACTAGAAACCATACACGATGAGCGTTAAATGATAAAAGAACCACTCAATATATATaaggaaattattttattttattgaattttaaactttattttgcataatgactaatgagttatGAGAAATGACATGGTTAtgttattctaaatatttttataaatcctaTTTATACTgtgaaaattttatatatttagtatacacTAAGCAACTAGTTTTAACCATTTAAATTAATCTTCTACTGACTCttcttcaaatttaaatactcaTAATCTAATTACTTTACTGTTAggtgatattgtttaataattcaaaGTTTACACTATACTATTAAGAGAATGTCATcccactatttgttttctttttctgACCCACGCACAAATTAGAAATTCTGCGTTCAGCCGAACTAACCTTGTGTTATTAGCTTTAGTATTAGTCACTATAATGACCTATTGTAAAACTTAAAGTTAGAACATTAAATGTGTTGTTACATtagattttttacattatttaaattttagtgcaATAtaagagcatttttaaattgaaacattttacaTACTCATGAGTCATGACTCTATAGaaaccacaatattataaaaaaaaa
This genomic window from Metopolophium dirhodum isolate CAU chromosome 1, ASM1992520v1, whole genome shotgun sequence contains:
- the LOC132943918 gene encoding protein CutA homolog, encoding MYKCGIHSIVHVTAPTIELAKSLARGLITKDLAACINLIPNVTSIYKWKGEIIEDSEILMVIKTRTSRIGDLTTYVESQHPYDVCEVISTKIENGNNSYMKYISECVPEASEN